One genomic segment of Zonotrichia albicollis isolate bZonAlb1 chromosome 34, bZonAlb1.hap1, whole genome shotgun sequence includes these proteins:
- the VMA22 gene encoding coiled-coil domain-containing protein 115 isoform X1, whose protein sequence is MDGSLSLSLDEAALEVMEALELLQQRREQLEQHLRQGWLSLAQARYSLGCHRVSSLQYGATMVPRVRVCHRQDPEGHPHFEEVPGTGGGPRGPRPPAGGR, encoded by the exons ATGGACG ggtCGCTGTCGCTGTCCCTGGACGAGGCCGCGCTGGAGGTGATGGAGgcgctggagctgctgcagcagcggcgggagcagctggagcagcacctgCGGCAG gGGTGGCTGTCCCTGGCTCAGGCCCGTTActccctgggatgtcaccgcgTCTCGTCCCTGCAGTACGGGGCCACCATGGTGCCCCGAGTCCGTGTGTGCCACag GCAGGACCCTGAGGGACACCCCCACTTTGAGGAGGTGCCTGGAACAGGGGGGGGACCCCGAGGACCCCGACCCCCAGCAGGGGGGAGGTGA
- the VMA22 gene encoding coiled-coil domain-containing protein 115 isoform X2, which translates to MDGSLSLSLDEAALEVMEALELLQQRREQLEQHLRQGWLSLAQARYSLGCHRVSSLQYGATMVPRVRVCHRAAAAPGSP; encoded by the exons ATGGACG ggtCGCTGTCGCTGTCCCTGGACGAGGCCGCGCTGGAGGTGATGGAGgcgctggagctgctgcagcagcggcgggagcagctggagcagcacctgCGGCAG gGGTGGCTGTCCCTGGCTCAGGCCCGTTActccctgggatgtcaccgcgTCTCGTCCCTGCAGTACGGGGCCACCATGGTGCCCCGAGTCCGTGTGTGCCACag gGCTGCGGCAGCGCCGGGGAGCCCCTGA